The following proteins come from a genomic window of Clupea harengus chromosome 22, Ch_v2.0.2, whole genome shotgun sequence:
- the bambib gene encoding BMP and activin membrane-bound inhibitor homolog (Xenopus laevis) b, translated as MDRHFNIVSMWLQLELCAMAVLLTKGEIRCYCDAPHCVATGYMCKSEVNACFTRSLDPSSPRSLLSHGCSNPLPNSDDACRSDAASDTSGRGSSTLECCHEDMCNYRGLQDLAYGRRETLDRRDRNQQTEGGGRHIVARVQEVPSSREVWFRAAVIAVPIAGGLILVLLIVLALRMLRSESRRLRQQRHEMLSRLHYSFHGHQLKKGHVAKLDLECMVPVTGHENCCLTCDKMRQSSELAGERLLSLVHWGKYGGRGKMEFV; from the exons ATGGATCGGCATTTTAATATCGTTTCCATGTGGTTACAACTGGAACTTTGTGCGATGGCTGTTCTTCTGACGAAAG GAGAAATAAGGTGCTACTGTGATGCTCCACACTGTGTGGCCACTGGCTACATGTGCAAGTCAGAGGTGAACGCCTGCTTTACGCGGAGTCTGGACCCGAGCAGCCCTCGCTCCCTGCTCTCTCACGGCTGCAGCAATCCCCTGCCGAACTCGGATGACGCGTGTCGCTCAGACGCGGCCTCGGACACATCTGGCCGGGGTTCCTCCACACTAGAGTGCTGTCATGAGGACATGTGCAATTACAGAGGCCTTCAAGACCTGGCCTACGGCAGGAGAGAAACTTTAG acCGGCGGGACCGGAACCAGCAGACGGAAGGTGGAGGCCGTCATATAGTAGCACGCGTCCAGGAGGTGCCTTCCAGCCGGGAGGTGTGGTTCCGGGCAGCGGTGATCGCCGTGCCCATTGCCGGCGGTCTCATCCTGGTTCTGCTTATAGTGCTGGCGCTCCGCATGCTGCGCAGCGAGAGCCGGCGCCTGCGGCAGCAGCGGCATGAGATGCTGTCGCGCCTGCACTACAGCTTCCATGGCCACCAGCTCAAGAAGGGCCACGTGGCCAAGCTGGACCTGGAGTGCATGGTGCCCGTCACGGGCCACGAGAACTGCTGCCTGACCTGCGACAAGATGAGGCAGTCGTCGGAGCTGGCTGGCGAGCGATTACTCTCGCTGGTGCACTGGGGGAAATACGGAGGCCGGGGCAAGATGGAGTTTGTGTGa